A genomic window from Carassius auratus strain Wakin chromosome 45, ASM336829v1, whole genome shotgun sequence includes:
- the LOC113063089 gene encoding osteopetrosis-associated transmembrane protein 1-like — MDVLTKFTFVIACWAVIFISVADCSNDPSEMSGDSARKLPSVVIPVSQASTLGSFYSLSLSSLFPEDLNEYCIELLSIYRQRYVTYANCLVTYARPVKICQNCYTDFNSLEDIYKNISSDHPGPGNVSCHDSLMRSDRLMLLYALFNQLDEIWRSAACKQCLTKEQEALSNDTVYFMATLNQSLSCFEQYQKNHSELCKDCKASYKKLKALYGRMDKNQTLCIDLEDAMNITQQLWSKNFSCLLPREETVPVIAVSSFMLFLPIIFYLSSFLHSEQKKRKLIHPKRAKSSNSLMNIQDKFN; from the exons ATGGATGTGTTAacaaaatttacatttgtaataGCATGCTGGGCTGTTATATTCATTTCCGTTGCTGACTGCTCGAATGATCCATCAGAGATGAGTGGCGACAGTGCACGAAAGCTGCCATCAGTAGTCATCCCTGTATCGCAGGCGAGCACTTTGGGATCCTTCTACTCTCTCAGTCTTTCATCTTTATTTCCAGAGGACTTGAACGAGTATTGTATTGAACTGCTTAGCATCTACCGTCAGCGTTACGTGACTTACGCGAACTGCCTGGTGACTTATGCGCGACCTGTCAAAATCTGTCAGAACTGTTACACTGACTTCAACAGTCTGGAggacatttataaaaacatatcATCTGACCAC CCTGGCCCTGGGAATGTCAGTTGCCATGACAGCCTGATGCGTTCGGATAGGTTGATGCTGCTCTATGCCCTCTTCAACCAATTAGATGAGATCTGGAGATCAGCAGCATGCAAGC AATGCCTGACTAAAGAACAAGAGGCTCTTTCAAATGATACGGTTTACTTCATGGCCACTCTGAATCAGTCACTCTCCTGTTTTGAACAGTATCAG AAGAACCACTCTGAACTGTGTAAGGACTGCAAAGCCTCGTACAAAAAGTTGAAAGCGCTCTATGGTAGAATGGACAAAAACCAAACACTCTGCATTGATTTAGAAGACGCA ATGAATATAACGCAGCAGCTGTGGAGTAAAAACTTTAGTTGCCTGTTACCTCGGGAGGAGACGGTGCCTGTCATCGCAGTGTCCAGCTTCATGCTCTTCCTCCCCATCATCTTCTACTTAAGCAGCTTCCTGCACTCAGAACAAAAGAAACGCAAGCTTATACACC CCAAAAGAGCCAAGTCCAGCAACAGCCTAATGAATATCCAAGACAAATTCAACTGA
- the LOC113062685 gene encoding translocation protein SEC63 homolog, which translates to MAGQQFQYDDSGNTFFYFLTSFVGLIVIPATYYLWPRDQNAEQLRLKSLRRVHGRCLWYRLRLMKSQQSIVPTLKKAALLFGWAVFLLLAYKVSKLDREYQEYNPYEVLHLEAGASVAEIKKQYRVLSLKHHPDKGGDEAMFMKLAKAYSALTNEEARDNWEKYGNPDGPRVTSFGIALPAWIVDQKNSMLVLLVYGLAFMVILPVVVGTWWYRSIRYSGDQILINTTQLFMHFMYKTPTMNMKRLVMVLTAAFEFDPRSNKEAIIRPTDNIEVPQLIRELGNINVKKKEPPFCYPYSLKARVLLLTHLARMDVSENIEEGKHSQTPLKCQHLILLDNSRPTTSLQAIY; encoded by the exons ATGGCTGGACAGCAGTTTCAGTACGACGACAGTGGCAACACCTTTTTCTATTTCCTCACGTCCTTTGTGGGACTAATAGTAATCCCAGCCACCTATTACCTCTGGCCCCGGGATCAGAATGCGG AGCAATTAAGATTGAAGAGCTTACGACGAGTCCATGGAAGATGTCTGTGGTATCGCCTTCGGCTGATGAAATCACAGCAGAGCATTGTTCCAACACTTAA AAAAGCAGCCCTGTTGTTTGGGTGGGCAGTATTTCTTCTCCTGGCCTATAAGGTGTCTAAATTAGATCGAGAGTACCAGGAGTATAACCCCTATGAGGTCCTCCATTTGGAAGCA GGAGCGTCTGTTGCTGAGATTAAGAAACAGTACAGAGTGCTGTCTCTGAAACACCATCCTGATAAAGGTGGAGATGAGGCCATGTTCATGAAGCTTGCTAAAGCTTACTCTGC TTTAACGAATGAGGAAGCACGGGATAACTGGGAGAAGTATGGCAACCCTGATGGCCCAAGAG TGACAAGTTTTGGAATCGCTCTTCCTGCGTGGATTGTTGATCAGAAAAATTCCATGCTG GTGCTGCTGGTCTATGGGTTGGCTTTTATGGTTATACTTCCTGTGGTTGTG GGCACATGGTGGTACCGCTCCATCCGCTACAGTGGTGATCAGATCCTCATCAACACAACACAGCTTTTCATGCACTTTATGTACAAAACGCCTACAATGAACATGAAAC GATTGGTGATGGTTTTGACGGCAGCATTTGAATTTGATCCTCGTAGTAACAAAGAGGCCATCATAAGACCAACAGACAACATAGAAGTTCCACAG TTGATTCGGGAGCTGGGGAACATTAATGTGAAGAAGAAGGAGCCTCCGTTCTGCTATCCCTACAGCCTGAAGGCTCGAGTCTTACTACTTACACACCTTGCAAGGATGGATGTTTCTGAGAACATAGAGGAGGGTAAGCATTCACAAACACCTCTCAAGTGTCAACATTTAATCCTGTTAGATAATAGCAGACCAACTACCAGCTTACAGGCAATATATTAA